The proteins below are encoded in one region of Haloarcula marismortui ATCC 43049:
- a CDS encoding ATP-binding response regulator yields the protein MTDTQQYNILLVEDNPSDARLIKEYLKEPGWSGQQTVPTIQHFDRLSAAVDARDESIDIILLDLGLPDSNGFETLETMLEAAGDEPVVVLTGLDDDSVGIEAVERGAQDFLVKGDINPKLLQRTLSYAVERERQQQVLERRNKELALLNQVIRHDIKNDLTVILGWGDALREHVEPAGQDHLERIMNASEHIAGIAETAGDFMEILEGNREPELHPVALKPVLQSEIKKSQSAHSAATITVNGELSETLQVSATNLLSSVFRNLLNNAVTHNNKSSPEITVEVDVSPDTVEVSVADNGPGVPDSQKTEIFGRGEMGAKSQGSGIGLYLVDTLVEMYDGTVTIADRDEWVSEPDVDGSVFTVTLNRA from the coding sequence ATGACTGACACACAGCAATACAATATCCTGCTCGTGGAGGACAATCCCAGCGACGCGCGGCTCATCAAAGAGTATCTCAAAGAGCCGGGCTGGTCGGGGCAGCAAACAGTGCCGACCATCCAGCACTTCGACCGGTTGTCTGCGGCGGTCGATGCCCGGGACGAATCGATTGATATTATCTTGCTGGACCTTGGGCTGCCGGACAGCAACGGGTTCGAGACGCTCGAAACGATGCTCGAAGCAGCCGGGGACGAACCCGTTGTCGTCCTCACTGGACTTGACGACGACAGCGTCGGGATTGAGGCCGTCGAACGCGGCGCACAAGACTTTCTCGTCAAGGGCGACATCAACCCGAAACTCCTCCAGCGGACACTAAGCTACGCTGTCGAACGTGAACGCCAGCAACAGGTGCTTGAACGACGTAACAAGGAACTCGCTCTACTCAATCAGGTCATCCGCCACGATATCAAAAACGACCTGACAGTCATTCTCGGCTGGGGTGATGCGCTCCGTGAACACGTCGAACCAGCCGGACAGGACCATCTTGAGCGGATTATGAATGCAAGCGAGCACATTGCCGGCATCGCTGAAACCGCCGGTGACTTCATGGAGATACTCGAAGGGAACAGGGAACCAGAACTCCATCCCGTTGCGCTCAAACCCGTTCTGCAGAGCGAAATCAAGAAGTCACAGTCCGCACACTCGGCGGCAACCATCACAGTCAACGGCGAACTATCCGAGACGCTCCAGGTTTCGGCAACCAATCTGCTCTCGTCCGTGTTCCGCAATTTACTGAACAACGCTGTCACACACAACAATAAGTCAAGCCCCGAGATCACAGTCGAAGTGGACGTCAGCCCGGATACAGTCGAGGTCTCCGTCGCTGACAACGGCCCGGGTGTGCCCGATAGCCAGAAGACAGAGATATTTGGTCGTGGGGAGATGGGGGCAAAGAGTCAGGGGTCAGGAATCGGCCTCTATCTCGTGGATACGCTGGTAGAGATGTACGACGGGACGGTCACGATTGCAGACCGCGACGAATGGGTCAGTGAGCCGGACGTGGATGGCAGCGTCTTCACAGTAACCCTCAATCG
- a CDS encoding response regulator: MSEPTPLVVSVEDNPADVRLIEEGVAAVDRDIDFRVYNNGRNAIEQLTGDGGVPAESVQLVLLDLNIPGKSGLEILRYLRKDSELDAVPILTVSSSENPDDIRRVYESSANAYLTKPTDPDEFIQMITAAVRFWMPPISSSTTND; encoded by the coding sequence ATGAGTGAGCCGACGCCGCTTGTCGTCTCGGTTGAGGACAACCCGGCCGACGTACGACTCATCGAAGAGGGTGTCGCTGCCGTCGACCGGGATATCGACTTCCGCGTATACAACAACGGCCGAAATGCCATCGAACAGTTGACCGGCGATGGTGGCGTCCCCGCAGAGTCGGTACAATTAGTATTGCTTGATCTCAATATACCAGGCAAGTCAGGGCTTGAAATCCTCCGATATCTCCGCAAAGATTCGGAATTAGACGCTGTGCCTATCCTCACTGTGTCGAGTTCGGAGAACCCGGACGACATCCGCCGTGTGTATGAGTCGTCCGCGAACGCGTACTTGACGAAGCCGACCGACCCCGACGAATTTATCCAGATGATCACCGCCGCAGTGCGGTTCTGGATGCCACCAATCAGTAGCTCAACTACCAATGACTGA